TTGCCGTCGACGTACTGCCGGCGGACCAGGTGGCCGGGGCCCTTCGGAGCGACCATCGCCACGGCCACCTCGGCCGGCGGCGTGATCAGCCCGTAGCGGATGTTGAAGCCGTGCCCGAAGAACAACGCCTTGCCGGGGGTCAGGTTCGGCGCGATCGACTCCGCGTAGATCTTGCGCTGGGCGGTGTCCGGTGCCAGCACCATGATCACGTCGGCCTCGGCGGACGCCTCGGCCGGGGTGAGCACCCGCAGGCCCTGCTCCTCGGCCTTCGCCCGGCTCTTCGAGCCCTCCGGCAGGCCGATCACGATGTCGACGCCGGAATCGCGCAGCGACAGCGCGTGGGCGTGGCCCTGACTGCCGTACCCGATCACGGCGACCTTCTTCGCCTGGATCAGGCCCAGGTCGGCGTCGTCGTCGTAGTACACCTCAACGCTCATGACTTCCCTTTCGTACGGCGGCCGCAGCGGCCCGTGGTGGCTCAGTGATCGGGCGGCCCGGTAGGGGCCGGTGGACAGTTCGGATCAGGCGGCCCGCAGGGCCGGACCGGCGGTGATGGCGCGGGAGCCGCGCCCGATCGCCACCAGGCCCGACTGGACCATCTCCTTGATGCCGAAGGGCTCAAGGTCACGCAGGAGCGCGTCGAGCTTGTCGGGGGTGCCGGTCGCCTCGATGGTGAGCGTGTCGGCAGCCACGTCGACCACCCGGGCGCGGAACAGGTTGACGGTCTCCAGGACCTGGGCCCGGGCGTTGCGGTCCGCCCGCACCTTCACCAGCAGCAACTCGCGGGCCACCGAGGTCGACGGATCCAGCTCCACGATCTTGAGCACGTTCACCAGCTTGTTGAGCTGCTTGGTGACCTGCTCCAGCGGGGAGGACTCCGCGTTGACCACGATGGTGATGCGCGAGACGTCCGGGTTCTCCGTCTCGCCGACGGCGAGACTGTCGATGTTGAACCCGCGCCGGGAGAACAGCCCCGAGACCCGGGCCAGCACGCCCGGCTTGTTCTCCACCAACACGGACAGCGTATGCATAGTCACAGAGCCGCCTTCCTCATGTCCGCACGGCCCTCGCTTCGCTCGGTGCGATCGGCCATGACTAGATGTCATCCTCGTCGAAGACCGGGCGAACGCCCCG
This is a stretch of genomic DNA from Micromonospora sp. WMMD1082. It encodes these proteins:
- the ilvN gene encoding acetolactate synthase small subunit; the protein is MTMHTLSVLVENKPGVLARVSGLFSRRGFNIDSLAVGETENPDVSRITIVVNAESSPLEQVTKQLNKLVNVLKIVELDPSTSVARELLLVKVRADRNARAQVLETVNLFRARVVDVAADTLTIEATGTPDKLDALLRDLEPFGIKEMVQSGLVAIGRGSRAITAGPALRAA